One region of Anaeromyxobacter paludicola genomic DNA includes:
- a CDS encoding MFS transporter codes for MKKPSPLPILFIIVFIDLLGFGMVMPLMSRYARELGAPVEYIGLLFTGYSAMQFVFAPLWGRLSDRVGRRPVLLASIVLSAVAFLFSGLARTFLALLLTRLFAGAATANVAIAQAYVADVTTPEDRARGMGIIGAAFGLGFVLGPPVGGLLAGVHLGAPFFGAAGLSLLNGVAAFFILPEPHQRREGAHAPGVRRLEELREAFSRPGFARLLVFYFLVIFAFSAMESTFTLLAADRYGLTDRQVGYVFGFIGVVMVVVQGGLVGRLSRRFGEVPMLGTGAALMVVGLGALPYAGGVPGLLAACVPLAVGQGFAQPAVSSLISRLAAQEAQGGSLGIGQSVAAIGRIVGPETGTYTFKQSMAWPYLGGAAVMLVATVIGWTIKGPGPARSA; via the coding sequence GTGAAGAAACCCAGCCCTCTGCCCATCCTCTTCATCATCGTCTTCATCGACCTGCTCGGGTTCGGGATGGTGATGCCGCTCATGTCCCGCTACGCGCGGGAGCTGGGCGCGCCGGTCGAGTACATCGGGCTCCTGTTCACCGGCTACTCCGCCATGCAGTTCGTCTTCGCGCCGCTCTGGGGGCGGCTCTCGGACCGGGTCGGGCGGCGGCCGGTGCTGCTCGCGTCGATCGTCCTCTCGGCGGTGGCCTTCCTCTTCTCGGGGCTCGCCCGCACCTTCCTGGCGCTGCTCCTCACCCGCCTGTTCGCCGGCGCCGCCACCGCCAACGTGGCCATCGCGCAGGCCTACGTGGCCGACGTCACCACCCCCGAGGACCGGGCCCGCGGCATGGGCATCATCGGCGCGGCCTTCGGCCTCGGGTTCGTGCTCGGGCCGCCGGTGGGCGGGCTCCTCGCCGGCGTGCACCTCGGGGCGCCCTTCTTCGGCGCCGCCGGGCTCTCGCTCCTCAACGGGGTGGCGGCGTTCTTCATCCTGCCCGAGCCGCACCAGCGCCGGGAGGGCGCCCACGCGCCCGGCGTGCGCCGGCTCGAGGAGCTGCGGGAGGCCTTCAGCCGCCCCGGCTTCGCGCGGCTGCTGGTCTTCTACTTCCTCGTCATCTTCGCCTTCAGCGCCATGGAGAGCACCTTCACCCTGCTCGCCGCCGACCGCTACGGCCTCACCGACCGGCAGGTGGGCTACGTGTTCGGCTTCATCGGCGTGGTGATGGTGGTCGTGCAGGGCGGCCTCGTGGGCCGGCTCTCGCGCCGCTTCGGCGAGGTGCCCATGCTCGGCACCGGCGCCGCGCTCATGGTGGTGGGGCTCGGCGCGCTGCCGTACGCCGGCGGCGTCCCCGGGCTCCTCGCCGCCTGCGTGCCGCTCGCGGTGGGCCAGGGCTTCGCGCAGCCGGCGGTGTCGAGCCTCATCTCGCGGCTCGCCGCCCAGGAGGCCCAGGGCGGCTCGCTCGGCATCGGCCAGTCGGTGGCGGCCATCGGCCGGATCGTCGGGCCCGAGACCGGGACCTACACCTTCAAGCAGTCGATGGCCTGGCCGTACCTCGGCGGCGCGGCGGTGATGCTGGTGGCGACCGTCATCGGCTGGACCATCAAGGGGCCGGGACCGGCGCGGAGCGCTTGA
- the rpe gene encoding ribulose-phosphate 3-epimerase produces MALPIRIAPSILSADFGRLAEEVRAVEAAGADVVHVDVMDGRFVPNITIGPLVVEAVRKVTKLPIDCHLMIVEPERYVADFARAGADLVSVHAEVSPHLHRTLQAIRDAGARPAVALNPSTPLDCLDYVLGDCEMVLLMTVNPGFGGQKYIAACTEKVRRLRALADARGQALEIEVDGGVKPDTIAEVAAAGANVFVAGSAVFGAKDYRQVIAALRGNAEAARGRVV; encoded by the coding sequence ATGGCGCTCCCCATCCGCATCGCTCCCTCCATCCTGTCCGCCGACTTCGGCCGCCTGGCCGAGGAGGTGCGGGCCGTCGAGGCGGCCGGCGCCGACGTGGTCCACGTGGACGTGATGGACGGCCGCTTCGTCCCGAACATCACCATCGGCCCGCTCGTGGTCGAGGCGGTCCGCAAGGTGACGAAGCTCCCCATCGACTGCCACCTCATGATCGTGGAGCCGGAGCGGTACGTCGCCGACTTCGCCCGGGCCGGCGCCGACCTCGTGAGCGTCCACGCCGAGGTCTCGCCCCACCTCCACCGCACCCTGCAGGCCATCCGCGACGCCGGGGCCAGGCCGGCGGTGGCGCTCAACCCCTCCACGCCCCTCGACTGCCTCGACTACGTGCTCGGGGACTGCGAGATGGTGCTCCTCATGACGGTCAACCCGGGGTTCGGGGGGCAGAAGTACATCGCCGCCTGCACCGAGAAGGTGCGCCGCCTGCGGGCCCTGGCCGACGCGCGCGGCCAGGCGCTCGAGATCGAGGTGGACGGCGGCGTGAAGCCCGACACCATCGCCGAGGTGGCGGCCGCCGGGGCCAACGTGTTCGTGGCCGGGTCGGCGGTGTTCGGGGCGAAGGACTACCGGCAGGTCATCGCGGCGCTGCGGGGGAACGCGGAAGCGGCGCGCGGGCGGGTCGTCTAG
- a CDS encoding septal ring lytic transglycosylase RlpA family protein, whose product MDVGLASFYGRDFHGKRTASGERYDPAALTCASRTFPIGSRVRVTDLETGRSVEATVNDRGPWVKGRVVDLSLAAARALGILERGVARVKVEAAR is encoded by the coding sequence GTGGACGTGGGGCTGGCGAGCTTCTACGGCCGCGACTTCCACGGCAAGCGGACCGCCAGCGGCGAGCGCTACGACCCGGCCGCGCTCACCTGCGCCAGCCGGACCTTCCCGATCGGCAGCCGCGTCCGCGTCACCGACCTCGAGACCGGTCGCAGCGTGGAGGCGACCGTGAACGACCGCGGGCCGTGGGTGAAGGGGCGGGTGGTGGACCTCTCCCTCGCCGCCGCCCGCGCGCTCGGGATCCTGGAGCGCGGGGTGGCGCGGGTGAAGGTGGAGGCGGCGCGCTAG
- a CDS encoding DUF429 domain-containing protein, with product MVSSNGGGSSSGGFGRASPPRVALPKKGVLLGVGWSGAQGAGNQIMVAKVDLGATKAKLSQVWRPFTDAPGRRDVLQRLPEFLAEAARWAEGKLVVGFDFPFSLSETHLRQLNLLRQAIRGPAALGKAIEERFLPQGVDFSEAAEVFRDQLGKERVRLTDGYRATPNSPAGQKLYRHTFFGLVALSKLGDDVNFVPWDPPVAGQTSVVEVCPFHVARVLTGSQAFADDARDGVSRSNQRAVLLRTMRTASKLEFDMETAASIVEDERGDGMRAVLAAVGAGAAAAAGFEGVPANVPRSEGWIYSVREEPWRDE from the coding sequence ATGGTCTCTTCGAACGGAGGCGGCAGCAGCTCAGGGGGGTTCGGCCGGGCGTCGCCGCCCCGCGTGGCGCTGCCGAAGAAGGGCGTGCTGCTCGGCGTCGGCTGGAGCGGCGCGCAGGGCGCCGGCAACCAGATCATGGTCGCCAAGGTGGACCTGGGCGCCACCAAGGCCAAGCTGTCACAGGTCTGGCGCCCGTTCACCGACGCGCCCGGCCGGCGCGACGTGCTGCAGCGGCTCCCCGAGTTCCTCGCCGAGGCCGCCCGCTGGGCCGAGGGGAAGCTGGTGGTCGGCTTCGACTTCCCCTTCAGCCTCTCCGAGACGCACCTGCGCCAGCTCAACCTGCTGCGCCAGGCCATCCGCGGGCCGGCCGCGCTCGGCAAGGCCATCGAGGAGCGCTTCCTGCCGCAGGGCGTGGACTTCAGCGAGGCGGCCGAGGTCTTCCGCGACCAGCTCGGCAAGGAGCGCGTCCGGCTCACCGACGGCTACCGCGCCACCCCCAACTCGCCCGCCGGCCAGAAGCTCTACCGCCACACCTTCTTCGGCCTGGTGGCGCTCTCGAAGCTCGGCGACGACGTGAACTTCGTGCCCTGGGACCCGCCGGTGGCGGGGCAGACGTCGGTGGTCGAGGTCTGCCCGTTCCACGTGGCCCGCGTGCTCACCGGCTCGCAGGCCTTCGCCGACGACGCCCGCGACGGCGTGAGCCGCTCCAACCAGCGCGCGGTGCTGCTGCGCACCATGCGCACCGCCTCCAAGCTCGAGTTCGACATGGAGACGGCGGCGAGCATCGTCGAGGACGAGCGGGGCGACGGGATGCGGGCCGTGCTCGCGGCGGTCGGCGCGGGCGCGGCGGCGGCGGCCGGCTTCGAGGGCGTGCCCGCCAACGTGCCGCGGAGCGAGGGCTGGATCTACTCGGTGCGCGAGGAACCGTGGCGCGACGAGTAG
- a CDS encoding uracil-DNA glycosylase family protein, whose amino-acid sequence MARRVASEAEVVAALEAVHEDIRALTLPGFMGPAVHGPPVASRIFLIGQAPGPHEGELGRPFAWTAGKTLFRWLERATGAAEEEVRRRVYIAAVVRCFPGKAKGGGDRVPSPEEIEASRGFIAREIEILRPTLVIPVGRLAIEQVLGRKPPLEEVVGKRLRLHYHGVESDVVCLPHPSGASTWFKMEPGKTRLEEALALLSRHPEVRRTFKAGRRSSA is encoded by the coding sequence GTGGCGCGACGAGTAGCCTCCGAAGCCGAGGTCGTCGCCGCGCTCGAGGCCGTGCACGAGGACATCCGGGCCCTCACGCTGCCCGGCTTCATGGGGCCGGCGGTGCACGGGCCGCCGGTGGCGAGCCGGATCTTCCTCATCGGCCAGGCGCCCGGGCCGCACGAGGGCGAGCTGGGCCGCCCGTTCGCCTGGACCGCCGGCAAGACGCTCTTCCGCTGGCTCGAGCGGGCCACCGGCGCGGCCGAGGAGGAGGTGCGCCGCAGGGTCTACATCGCCGCGGTGGTGCGCTGCTTCCCGGGCAAGGCCAAGGGCGGCGGCGACCGGGTGCCGAGCCCCGAGGAGATCGAGGCGTCGCGCGGGTTCATCGCGCGCGAGATCGAGATCCTGCGCCCCACGCTGGTGATCCCGGTCGGCCGCCTCGCCATCGAGCAGGTGCTCGGGCGGAAGCCGCCCCTCGAGGAGGTGGTCGGCAAGCGGCTGCGCCTCCACTATCACGGCGTGGAGAGCGACGTGGTCTGCCTGCCGCACCCGAGCGGCGCCTCGACCTGGTTCAAGATGGAGCCGGGGAAGACGCGGCTCGAGGAGGCCCTCGCGCTCCTCTCGCGTCACCCCGAGGTGCGCCGGACCTTCAAGGCCGGCCGGAGGAGCTCCGCCTGA
- a CDS encoding protein-methionine-sulfoxide reductase heme-binding subunit MsrQ translates to MAASTPTPAAEAATSATPAPTAPAPPRAAGAAPPPSRARRAGGRRWLVPLAWALGLLPIAKVAYDGLLAPGLGANPIEKVLNRLGFWTLTFLLLSLAPTPARAFLGISWPVRVRRALGLLAFLYACLHFTTYVAVDQFFDWQIIGADLARRPFIGVGFVTLLVLAPLALTSSDAMVRRLGHARWKRLHRLAYAAGVLGVVHFLWRVKKDHTEPLLFAAAFGTLFALRGLDALRRRLVRRAAGPRPGASLSGRGAKVD, encoded by the coding sequence ATGGCGGCCTCCACCCCGACGCCGGCGGCGGAGGCTGCGACCTCCGCCACCCCCGCGCCCACCGCCCCCGCGCCCCCGCGCGCCGCCGGGGCCGCGCCGCCGCCGTCCCGCGCCCGCCGGGCGGGCGGGCGGCGCTGGCTCGTCCCGCTCGCCTGGGCGCTGGGGCTCCTCCCCATCGCCAAGGTGGCCTACGACGGCCTGCTCGCGCCGGGGCTCGGCGCGAACCCGATCGAGAAGGTGCTCAACCGGCTCGGCTTCTGGACCCTCACCTTCCTCTTGCTCTCGCTCGCGCCCACGCCCGCCCGGGCGTTCCTCGGGATCTCCTGGCCGGTGCGCGTCCGGCGCGCGCTCGGGCTGCTCGCCTTCCTGTACGCCTGCCTCCACTTCACCACCTACGTCGCGGTGGACCAGTTCTTCGACTGGCAGATCATCGGCGCCGACCTCGCCCGGCGCCCCTTCATCGGCGTCGGCTTCGTCACCCTGCTCGTGCTCGCGCCGCTCGCGCTCACCTCGAGCGACGCCATGGTGCGCCGGCTCGGCCACGCGCGCTGGAAGCGGCTCCACCGGCTCGCCTACGCGGCGGGCGTGCTGGGCGTGGTCCACTTCCTCTGGCGGGTGAAGAAGGACCACACCGAGCCCCTCCTGTTCGCCGCCGCGTTCGGGACCCTCTTCGCGCTCCGCGGCCTCGACGCCCTGCGCCGGCGCCTCGTCCGCCGGGCGGCGGGCCCTCGCCCCGGCGCGAGCCTGTCGGGGCGTGGCGCAAAGGTCGATTGA
- the glgA gene encoding glycogen synthase GlgA, which translates to MDLLFLASEVAPWSKTGGLGDVAGALPRALAARGHRVVVATPRYGSIDPAGRGLRRVDLTLHARGERAGAYVADGPAPVYFIEHERLFGHRRGLYGEHGRDYPDNAARFAFFTRAALDLPAALGFSPRVVHLNDWQTALGAWLVRHEKQELAWARGARTVLTIHNLAYQGVFGKHEVPAVGLPWEVFRYEAMEFYDQLNFMKAGLVFADALTTVSPTYAREILTPESGNGLDPQLRHRARDLHGILNGIDVREWDPAADPHLPARFSRDDLSGKAACKEALQRELRLPVRPGVPLVGMVGRLAEQKGLDLVAAALPDLLRQDVQVAVLGSGRHDYEELFRRVAREQPDRLAAHVGFDEGLAHRIEAGADVFLMPSRFEPCGLNQMYSLRYGTVPVVRAVGGLEDTVEDYDGFRSGTGFKFREYQPRALLTAVRRALDLYRDRRAWAGLQARGMAQDFSWDRSAQTYERLFESLAAR; encoded by the coding sequence ATGGACCTGCTCTTCCTCGCGTCCGAGGTGGCGCCCTGGTCGAAGACCGGCGGCCTCGGCGACGTGGCGGGCGCGCTGCCCCGGGCGCTGGCGGCGCGGGGCCACCGGGTGGTGGTGGCGACGCCGCGCTACGGGTCGATCGACCCCGCGGGGCGCGGGCTGCGGCGGGTGGACCTGACCCTGCACGCCCGCGGGGAGCGGGCCGGCGCCTACGTCGCCGACGGGCCGGCCCCGGTCTACTTCATCGAGCACGAGCGGCTCTTCGGCCACCGCCGCGGGCTCTACGGCGAGCACGGGCGCGACTACCCCGACAACGCCGCCCGCTTCGCCTTCTTCACCCGGGCCGCGCTCGACCTGCCGGCCGCCCTCGGCTTCTCGCCGCGCGTGGTCCACCTCAACGACTGGCAGACCGCGCTCGGCGCCTGGCTCGTGCGCCACGAGAAGCAGGAGCTCGCCTGGGCCCGCGGCGCGCGCACGGTGCTCACCATCCACAACCTCGCCTACCAGGGGGTCTTCGGGAAGCACGAGGTCCCGGCGGTGGGGCTGCCCTGGGAGGTCTTCCGCTACGAGGCGATGGAGTTCTACGACCAGCTCAACTTCATGAAGGCCGGGCTGGTCTTCGCCGACGCCCTCACCACCGTCTCGCCCACCTACGCGCGCGAGATCCTCACGCCCGAGTCGGGCAACGGGCTCGACCCGCAGCTGCGCCACCGCGCCCGCGACCTGCACGGCATCCTCAACGGCATCGACGTGCGGGAGTGGGACCCGGCCGCCGACCCCCACCTGCCGGCCCGCTTCTCGCGCGACGACCTCTCCGGCAAGGCGGCCTGCAAGGAGGCGCTGCAGCGCGAGCTCCGGCTGCCGGTGCGGCCGGGCGTGCCGCTCGTCGGGATGGTCGGCCGGCTCGCCGAGCAGAAGGGGCTCGACCTGGTGGCCGCGGCGCTCCCCGACCTCCTGCGCCAGGACGTGCAGGTCGCGGTGCTCGGGAGCGGGCGGCACGACTACGAGGAGCTCTTCCGGCGGGTGGCGCGCGAGCAGCCCGACCGGCTCGCCGCCCACGTCGGCTTCGACGAGGGGCTGGCGCACCGGATCGAGGCCGGCGCCGACGTGTTCCTCATGCCGAGCCGGTTCGAGCCCTGCGGCCTCAACCAGATGTACAGCCTGCGGTACGGCACCGTGCCGGTGGTCCGGGCGGTGGGCGGGCTCGAGGACACGGTCGAGGACTACGACGGGTTCCGCAGCGGCACCGGCTTCAAGTTCCGGGAGTACCAGCCGCGGGCGCTCCTCACCGCCGTGCGCCGGGCCCTCGACCTCTACCGCGATCGGCGCGCCTGGGCGGGGCTCCAGGCGCGGGGCATGGCCCAGGACTTCAGCTGGGACCGGAGCGCGCAGACGTACGAGCGGCTGTTCGAGTCGCTCGCCGCGCGCTGA
- a CDS encoding glycoside hydrolase family 57 protein has protein sequence MAKTRVAFLWHMHQPLYREPETGEYLMPWVRLHATRAYYDMAWMLERHPGVRCTVNFTPVLLEQLEDYARGTARDRFLDLTARPAEELGPEERQQLLKSFFMVDWETVIRPLPRYWSLLHQRGRDIRQIDLARTAERFTTADLTDLQVLFNLGWMGFGALADDEGLRALREKGRDFGRADVDYLLAAQRRIVGEIAPRWRRLAERGQVELSTTPYFHPILPLVCDTDVARRALPGLPLPQRFAWPEDARWHVREAIAVHERIFGRRPDGMWPAEGSVSPEALEVFASEGVGWLCTDEAVLFRSLSPDPPRLRTLYRPWLAEAGAGRAVRMLFRDRGLSDLIGFTYARTPAREAVADLVSHLESIGTAWTDAELDGPATVGVFLDGENPWEHFQGSGFEFLDELYRQLEGSQTLATATVSEATAAPAGPAIARIHSGSWIEGSYRIWIGHQEDRQAWTALAKAREALEQVRDVPPERLDRARRHLYAAEGSDWYWWYGEDFTTELAAEFDSLFRGHVLAACHLVGAPPPPEALEPIKRVGPTAAAALKPLREPTLLLSPRLDGQETTYFEWQGAGLYRPGQHRGSMFGGAQAFNVLHFGFDLGRLYLRLDPAESPERSREVASSVRVELTCDGRTERVEFALTDGGPFAGRWREGPLGEAAFARILELGVPFAPLQLAPRARVAVAVHVLRGGVAVERLPRYGYLDVQVPDEDFERVHWRV, from the coding sequence ATGGCCAAGACCCGCGTCGCCTTCCTCTGGCACATGCACCAGCCCCTCTACCGGGAGCCGGAGACGGGCGAGTACCTCATGCCCTGGGTGCGGCTCCACGCGACGCGCGCCTACTACGACATGGCCTGGATGCTGGAGCGCCACCCGGGCGTGCGCTGCACCGTCAACTTCACCCCGGTGCTCCTCGAGCAGCTCGAGGACTACGCCCGCGGCACCGCGCGCGACCGCTTCCTCGACCTCACCGCCCGCCCCGCCGAGGAGCTCGGCCCGGAGGAGCGGCAGCAGCTCCTCAAGAGCTTCTTCATGGTGGACTGGGAGACGGTGATCCGCCCCCTCCCGCGCTACTGGAGCCTCCTCCACCAGCGCGGGCGCGACATCCGGCAGATCGACCTCGCCCGCACCGCCGAGCGCTTCACCACCGCCGACCTGACCGACCTGCAGGTGCTCTTCAACCTCGGCTGGATGGGCTTCGGCGCACTCGCCGACGACGAGGGGCTGCGCGCGCTGCGCGAGAAGGGCCGCGACTTCGGCCGGGCCGACGTGGACTACCTCCTCGCGGCGCAGCGCCGCATCGTGGGCGAGATCGCGCCGCGCTGGCGGCGCCTCGCCGAGCGCGGGCAGGTGGAGCTCTCGACCACCCCGTACTTCCACCCCATCCTCCCGCTCGTCTGCGACACCGACGTGGCCCGCCGCGCCCTGCCGGGCCTGCCGCTCCCGCAGCGCTTCGCCTGGCCCGAGGACGCCCGCTGGCACGTGCGCGAGGCGATCGCGGTCCACGAGCGGATCTTCGGCCGCCGGCCGGACGGGATGTGGCCCGCCGAGGGCTCCGTCTCCCCCGAGGCGCTCGAGGTCTTCGCCTCCGAGGGCGTCGGCTGGCTCTGCACCGACGAGGCGGTCCTCTTCCGGTCCCTCTCTCCCGACCCGCCGCGGCTCCGCACCCTCTACCGGCCCTGGCTCGCCGAGGCCGGCGCCGGCCGGGCGGTGCGGATGCTCTTCCGCGACCGCGGCCTCTCCGACCTCATCGGCTTCACCTACGCGCGCACGCCGGCCCGGGAGGCGGTGGCCGACCTCGTCTCCCACCTCGAGAGCATCGGCACGGCCTGGACCGACGCGGAGCTCGACGGCCCGGCCACCGTGGGCGTCTTCCTCGACGGCGAGAACCCCTGGGAGCACTTCCAGGGCTCCGGCTTCGAGTTCCTCGACGAGCTCTACCGGCAGCTCGAGGGCTCCCAGACCCTCGCGACGGCCACGGTGTCGGAGGCGACCGCCGCGCCCGCCGGCCCCGCCATCGCGCGGATCCACTCCGGCTCCTGGATCGAGGGGAGCTACCGGATCTGGATCGGCCACCAGGAGGATCGCCAGGCCTGGACCGCGCTCGCCAAGGCGCGCGAGGCGCTCGAGCAGGTGCGGGACGTCCCGCCGGAGCGGCTCGACCGGGCGCGGCGCCACCTCTACGCGGCCGAGGGCTCCGACTGGTACTGGTGGTACGGCGAGGACTTCACCACCGAGCTCGCGGCCGAGTTCGACAGCCTCTTCCGCGGCCACGTCCTCGCCGCCTGCCACCTCGTGGGCGCGCCGCCGCCGCCGGAGGCGCTCGAGCCCATCAAGCGCGTCGGCCCCACCGCCGCCGCCGCGCTCAAGCCGCTGCGCGAGCCCACCCTGCTCCTCTCGCCGCGCCTCGACGGCCAGGAGACCACCTACTTCGAGTGGCAGGGGGCGGGGCTCTACCGGCCCGGCCAGCACCGCGGCTCGATGTTCGGCGGCGCGCAGGCCTTCAACGTGCTGCACTTCGGCTTCGACCTCGGCCGGCTCTACCTCCGGCTCGACCCGGCCGAGTCGCCGGAGCGGTCGCGCGAGGTGGCGAGCTCGGTCCGGGTCGAGCTCACCTGCGACGGCCGCACGGAGCGGGTGGAGTTCGCGCTCACCGACGGCGGCCCCTTCGCGGGCCGCTGGCGGGAGGGGCCCCTCGGCGAGGCCGCCTTCGCGCGCATCCTCGAGCTCGGGGTCCCGTTCGCCCCGCTGCAGCTCGCGCCCCGCGCCAGGGTGGCGGTCGCGGTCCACGTCCTGCGCGGTGGCGTGGCGGTCGAGCGCCTGCCCCGCTACGGGTACCTCGACGTGCAGGTGCCGGACGAGGACTTCGAGCGCGTCCACTGGCGCGTGTAG
- the msrP gene encoding protein-methionine-sulfoxide reductase catalytic subunit MsrP, protein MAPFRPELGESEVTPERLYLRRREFLALGAAGAVGALLPRAALAEAGAEPTGAALPPAKRAELAGGEKPTPWKDVTGYNNFYELGTGKEDPARNAGSLRPRPWTVQVDGEVKRPQTLDVDALARLFPVEERIYRMRCVEAWSMVIPWDGIPLADFVKRMEPTSKAKFVKFTTLEDPAQLPGQRRHVLDWPYVEALRIDEATNPLPLLALGLYGRVLPGQNGAPVRLVVPWKYGFKGAKSIVRITFTEEQPRTTWNEAAPDEYGFYANVNPAVDHPRWSQARERRIGEFFRRKTLPFNGYGDQVAQLYAGLDPRKLY, encoded by the coding sequence ATGGCTCCCTTCCGGCCCGAGCTCGGGGAATCGGAGGTCACCCCGGAGCGGCTCTACCTGCGCCGCCGCGAGTTCCTCGCGCTCGGGGCCGCCGGCGCCGTGGGGGCGCTCCTCCCGCGCGCCGCCCTCGCCGAGGCGGGGGCCGAGCCCACCGGCGCCGCCCTGCCGCCGGCGAAGCGCGCCGAGCTCGCCGGCGGCGAGAAGCCGACGCCCTGGAAGGACGTCACCGGCTACAACAACTTCTACGAGCTCGGCACCGGCAAGGAGGACCCGGCCCGGAACGCCGGCTCGCTCCGGCCGCGCCCCTGGACGGTGCAGGTGGACGGCGAGGTGAAGCGGCCGCAGACCCTCGACGTGGACGCGCTCGCCCGGCTGTTCCCGGTGGAGGAGCGCATCTACCGCATGCGCTGCGTCGAGGCCTGGTCGATGGTGATCCCGTGGGACGGGATCCCGCTCGCCGACTTCGTGAAGCGGATGGAGCCCACCTCGAAGGCGAAGTTCGTGAAGTTCACCACGCTCGAGGATCCGGCGCAGCTCCCCGGCCAGCGGCGGCACGTGCTCGACTGGCCCTACGTGGAGGCGCTGCGCATCGACGAGGCGACGAACCCGCTGCCGCTCCTCGCCCTCGGCCTCTACGGCCGCGTGCTCCCTGGCCAGAACGGCGCGCCGGTGCGGCTCGTGGTGCCCTGGAAGTACGGCTTCAAGGGCGCCAAGTCGATCGTCCGCATCACCTTCACGGAGGAGCAGCCGCGCACCACCTGGAACGAGGCCGCGCCGGACGAGTACGGCTTCTACGCCAACGTGAACCCGGCGGTGGACCACCCGCGCTGGAGCCAGGCCCGCGAGCGGCGCATCGGCGAGTTCTTCCGGCGCAAGACGCTCCCCTTCAACGGCTACGGCGATCAGGTGGCGCAGCTCTACGCCGGGCTCGACCCGAGGAAGCTCTACTGA
- a CDS encoding galactose-1-phosphate uridylyltransferase, which yields MPELRRDPIVGRWVIIATERAHRPQQPRSAPAPAGGLCPFCPGQEDKTPHEVYVSGRGPGGPPDGPGWKVRVVPNRFPALMIEGELERQAEGIYDRMNGVGAHEVIVETPEHGKSLADLTDEEVTEVLFAFKARILDLRNDLRFRYVLLFKNSGAAAGASLEHAHSQLIALPITPRQVTEEIEGARRHFEHRERCIFCDIVGQERKERSRLVFENEEFVAFAPWAPRSPFETWIVPKRHESNFEAEPKARLGYCAQALRTTLRRIGAALGHPAYNFMVHSNPLRDPSSPSYHWHVEVMPASTQSVAGFEWGSGFHINPVPPEDAAEFLRKVSG from the coding sequence ATGCCCGAACTTCGCAGGGACCCCATCGTCGGCCGCTGGGTGATCATCGCCACCGAGCGGGCCCACCGGCCCCAGCAGCCGCGCAGCGCGCCCGCGCCGGCCGGCGGCCTCTGCCCCTTCTGCCCGGGGCAGGAGGACAAGACGCCGCACGAGGTCTACGTCAGCGGGCGCGGGCCCGGCGGCCCCCCCGACGGGCCGGGCTGGAAGGTCCGGGTGGTCCCGAACCGCTTCCCGGCGCTCATGATCGAGGGCGAGCTGGAGCGGCAGGCGGAGGGGATCTACGACCGCATGAACGGGGTCGGCGCCCACGAGGTGATCGTGGAGACGCCCGAGCACGGGAAGAGCCTCGCCGACCTCACGGACGAGGAGGTCACCGAGGTGCTCTTCGCCTTCAAGGCGCGGATCCTCGACCTGCGCAACGACCTGCGCTTCCGCTACGTCCTGCTCTTCAAGAACAGCGGCGCCGCCGCCGGCGCGAGCCTGGAGCACGCCCACTCGCAGCTCATCGCGCTGCCCATCACGCCGCGGCAGGTGACCGAGGAGATCGAGGGGGCCCGCCGCCACTTCGAGCACCGCGAGCGCTGCATCTTCTGCGACATCGTCGGCCAGGAGCGGAAGGAGCGCAGCCGGCTGGTGTTCGAGAACGAGGAGTTCGTGGCCTTCGCGCCCTGGGCCCCGCGCAGCCCCTTCGAGACCTGGATCGTGCCGAAGCGGCACGAGTCGAACTTCGAGGCCGAGCCGAAGGCGCGGCTCGGGTACTGCGCCCAGGCGCTGCGCACCACGCTCCGCCGCATCGGCGCGGCGCTCGGGCACCCGGCCTACAACTTCATGGTCCACTCGAACCCGCTGCGCGACCCCTCGAGCCCGAGCTACCACTGGCACGTCGAGGTGATGCCGGCCTCGACGCAGTCGGTGGCCGGCTTCGAGTGGGGCAGCGGCTTCCACATCAACCCGGTGCCGCCCGAGGACGCCGCCGAGTTCCTGCGCAAGGTCTCCGGGTAG